The genomic region aaataGTATGTACAACGTATCGATAATCAAACAGTTACTGTAAATCTTAGCTCGACAAAATCAACAACAGAAACTACGAAAATATACCTAACAAGTAAAATACTTGAGGTGTCGATCCGAACATTATAATTACTtaaatgaaaatactaaaatcaagaGGCATTAACCAAACAATAAATTCCAATAATAATTCAAATCCCtcacaatataatataaaagaaaaataatcaaaattaaacctacttaaaaataataatgtaattaaCCAAACATCTTAGAGTTTGGCATCATCATCTTAGCATCACCAAAATTCTTAGCCATATCAGGATTTTGTTCCATAAATTGCTGAAGAAGATCTTGATTCTTAATTTCTTTACTCGTTGGAATAGAGTAAAGCATCAAGTACCCTGaaatatgatcaaatttgctataACATACTTTAATTTTACAGGGTTCTATTACCTTCTGGaattaaattttagcatatttttgtcatatttttagcTGACATGAAATCTTTTGTCAACTTTTTTAGCTAATGTGGGtcctattttatgtaataaaggtgtcatgtcagcacaaaagggAGGATGTGTAAATAGGATCCATAGTTCGAGGGAATATGGAATACTTATCTCATTGGAATATGCTAAAATATTTGAGACGCCACAAATTGAACCAAAcattataatcaattaaaaaacaaactaaaatcaaGAAGCATAAACCAAACAATAAATCCCAACAAAATTCCAATAATAATCCAAACCCCTCAcactataacataaaataaaaataatcaaaaacctacttaaaaataataatgcaatATTAACCAAACATCTTAGAGTTTGGCATCCTCATCTTACCATCACCAAAATTATTAGCCATAACAGGATTTTGTTGCATAAATTTCTTTAAAAGATCTTGATTCTTAATCTCCTCACTTGTTGGAAGTCCCATTTGTTTTTGTCTTTGATCAAACATCATTTTTTCAACTGCTGCTCTTGTCTCATTGTCCAAATCACACAATTTACTTGGTTCTGGTTCTACTTTTTGTGTATCAATTTCTGCTTCACCTTTCAATAAACTCTTCCACCAATCAGATTTGTCCTTTTTTGTTAAAAGAATTGATATTTCTTTTTGATCTTCTAAACTCCAATAACATTCATCAACTTTTACTGCCTTGAAATATTCACCATCTATGATTAGTGGTTGATTTTTTAGTCCAACTTTCAGGGATGTTGTCTTGAATTCAACAATTATGAATCTTGCTTTTGTacctaatagaaaaaaaataaaattagaaatttcGCTAAGCACGTTCAAATTTATGAAatcagaaatatatatatatatatatatataaaaggattAAAAGAAAGTAATTAGAATGTCATGATCAGAATTTAATTTAAACATGTGATCTAAAGTAAATTTTGAACTTGACGCTTCAATTTTGCGAGAGAATTTATATAAACgcattaaaaaaaaatgaaatttaaatatgCTAGCTAAAACAATTTTTGAACCCCTTTCAATTTCGTTAGACATTTTTCTTACGTTAAAGAGATTCAATAAtttgtatataaaaataataatataaaaaaagaaaatcccTATAAACACACTAATAATTTCCAATTGAAGAAGATTCAATAATACAATTGAgatatgtgttcttgattttcaTAAGAATCttgatttttggatttgatatagaaaataaaataagaagaaaagcttCGAGGAGCTTTTCCAACTGACTATCCTTCGTTCATAATATAATTTTAACACGAAGAGGGTTCAATATTGTATCATGACGATGCGAATTTAAACATATGATCTAAAGCAATTTTTGAACCCTAACCCCTCTCAATTTAAACTATATAAGAGGattcaataatttatatataatcacAATAATTCTTGTCGTTctatatataaacacataataaat from Capsicum annuum cultivar UCD-10X-F1 unplaced genomic scaffold, UCD10Xv1.1 ctg50083, whole genome shotgun sequence harbors:
- the LOC107866561 gene encoding protein BOBBER 2, with the protein product MAILSDYQEEENQEQIIKPIEKVEENSSTNSNSAPKEDENSSLVTKKEENKNSAPKEDENSTSTPKEEEENKKLNPNKSNGFDMENYSWGQSLQEVTINVPVPPGTKARFIIVEFKTTSLKVGLKNQPLIIDGEYFKAVKVDECYWSLEDQKEISILLTKKDKSDWWKSLLKGEAEIDTQKVEPEPSKLCDLDNETRAAVEKMMFDQRQKQMGLPTSEEIKNQDLLKKFMQQNPVMANNFGDGKMRMPNSKMFG